Proteins encoded by one window of Mus musculus strain C57BL/6J chromosome 10, GRCm38.p6 C57BL/6J:
- the Myl6 gene encoding myosin light polypeptide 6 isoform a (isoform a is encoded by transcript variant 1), which produces MCDFTEDQTAEFKEAFQLFDRTGDGKILYSQCGDVMRALGQNPTNAEVLKVLGNPKSDEMNVKVLDFEHFLPMLQTVAKNKDQGTYEDYVEGLRVFDKEGNGTVMGAEIRHVLVTLGEKMTEEEVEMLVAGHEDSNGCINYEAWRYPNPKLTSPPASG; this is translated from the exons ATG TGTGACTTCACCGAGGACCAGACCGCAG AATTCAAGGAGGCTTTCCAGCTGTTTGACCGAACAGGTGATGGCAAGATCCTGTACAGCCAGTGTGGGGATGTGATGCGGGCCCTGGGCCAGAACCCTACCAACGCCGAGGTGCTCAAGGTCCTAGGGAACCCCAAGAGTGATG AGATGAATGTGAAGGTGCTGGACTTTGAGCACTTCCTGCCCATGCTGCAGACCGTGGCCAAGAACAAGGACCAGGGAACCTACGAGGATTATGTTGAAGGCCTTCGTGTGTTTGACAAGGAAGGAAATGGCACCGTCATGGGTGCTGAAATCCGTCATGTCCTAGTCACACTGG GCGAGAAGATGACAGAGGAAGAAGTAGAGATGCTAGTGGCGGGGCATGAGGACAGCAATGGTTGCATCAACTATGAAG CGTGGAGGTACCCTAACCCAAAGCTGACCTCTCCTCCTGCCAGTGGCTGA
- the Myl6 gene encoding myosin light polypeptide 6 isoform b (isoform b is encoded by transcript variant 4), whose translation MRALGQNPTNAEVLKVLGNPKSDEMNVKVLDFEHFLPMLQTVAKNKDQGTYEDYVEGLRVFDKEGNGTVMGAEIRHVLVTLGEKMTEEEVEMLVAGHEDSNGCINYEAFVRHILSG comes from the exons ATGCGGGCCCTGGGCCAGAACCCTACCAACGCCGAGGTGCTCAAGGTCCTAGGGAACCCCAAGAGTGATG AGATGAATGTGAAGGTGCTGGACTTTGAGCACTTCCTGCCCATGCTGCAGACCGTGGCCAAGAACAAGGACCAGGGAACCTACGAGGATTATGTTGAAGGCCTTCGTGTGTTTGACAAGGAAGGAAATGGCACCGTCATGGGTGCTGAAATCCGTCATGTCCTAGTCACACTGG GCGAGAAGATGACAGAGGAAGAAGTAGAGATGCTAGTGGCGGGGCATGAGGACAGCAATGGTTGCATCAACTATGAAG CATTTGTGAGGCATATCCTGTCGGGGTGA
- the Myl6 gene encoding myosin light polypeptide 6 isoform c (isoform c is encoded by transcript variant 5) — translation MRALGQNPTNAEVLKVLGNPKSDEMNVKVLDFEHFLPMLQTVAKNKDQGTYEDYVEGLRVFDKEGNGTVMGAEIRHVLVTLGEKMTEEEVEMLVAGHEDSNGCINYEELVRMVLNG, via the exons ATGCGGGCCCTGGGCCAGAACCCTACCAACGCCGAGGTGCTCAAGGTCCTAGGGAACCCCAAGAGTGATG AGATGAATGTGAAGGTGCTGGACTTTGAGCACTTCCTGCCCATGCTGCAGACCGTGGCCAAGAACAAGGACCAGGGAACCTACGAGGATTATGTTGAAGGCCTTCGTGTGTTTGACAAGGAAGGAAATGGCACCGTCATGGGTGCTGAAATCCGTCATGTCCTAGTCACACTGG GCGAGAAGATGACAGAGGAAGAAGTAGAGATGCTAGTGGCGGGGCATGAGGACAGCAATGGTTGCATCAACTATGAAG AGCTTGTCCGGATGGTGCTGAATGGCTGA
- the Myl6 gene encoding myosin light polypeptide 6 isoform MLC3sm (isoform MLC3sm is encoded by transcript variant 3), translated as MCDFTEDQTAEFKEAFQLFDRTGDGKILYSQCGDVMRALGQNPTNAEVLKVLGNPKSDEMNVKVLDFEHFLPMLQTVAKNKDQGTYEDYVEGLRVFDKEGNGTVMGAEIRHVLVTLGEKMTEEEVEMLVAGHEDSNGCINYEELVRMVLNG; from the exons ATG TGTGACTTCACCGAGGACCAGACCGCAG AATTCAAGGAGGCTTTCCAGCTGTTTGACCGAACAGGTGATGGCAAGATCCTGTACAGCCAGTGTGGGGATGTGATGCGGGCCCTGGGCCAGAACCCTACCAACGCCGAGGTGCTCAAGGTCCTAGGGAACCCCAAGAGTGATG AGATGAATGTGAAGGTGCTGGACTTTGAGCACTTCCTGCCCATGCTGCAGACCGTGGCCAAGAACAAGGACCAGGGAACCTACGAGGATTATGTTGAAGGCCTTCGTGTGTTTGACAAGGAAGGAAATGGCACCGTCATGGGTGCTGAAATCCGTCATGTCCTAGTCACACTGG GCGAGAAGATGACAGAGGAAGAAGTAGAGATGCTAGTGGCGGGGCATGAGGACAGCAATGGTTGCATCAACTATGAAG AGCTTGTCCGGATGGTGCTGAATGGCTGA
- the Myl6 gene encoding myosin light polypeptide 6 isoform MLC3nm (isoform MLC3nm is encoded by transcript variant 2) has product MCDFTEDQTAEFKEAFQLFDRTGDGKILYSQCGDVMRALGQNPTNAEVLKVLGNPKSDEMNVKVLDFEHFLPMLQTVAKNKDQGTYEDYVEGLRVFDKEGNGTVMGAEIRHVLVTLGEKMTEEEVEMLVAGHEDSNGCINYEAFVRHILSG; this is encoded by the exons ATG TGTGACTTCACCGAGGACCAGACCGCAG AATTCAAGGAGGCTTTCCAGCTGTTTGACCGAACAGGTGATGGCAAGATCCTGTACAGCCAGTGTGGGGATGTGATGCGGGCCCTGGGCCAGAACCCTACCAACGCCGAGGTGCTCAAGGTCCTAGGGAACCCCAAGAGTGATG AGATGAATGTGAAGGTGCTGGACTTTGAGCACTTCCTGCCCATGCTGCAGACCGTGGCCAAGAACAAGGACCAGGGAACCTACGAGGATTATGTTGAAGGCCTTCGTGTGTTTGACAAGGAAGGAAATGGCACCGTCATGGGTGCTGAAATCCGTCATGTCCTAGTCACACTGG GCGAGAAGATGACAGAGGAAGAAGTAGAGATGCTAGTGGCGGGGCATGAGGACAGCAATGGTTGCATCAACTATGAAG CATTTGTGAGGCATATCCTGTCGGGGTGA